A single genomic interval of Odontesthes bonariensis isolate fOdoBon6 chromosome 3, fOdoBon6.hap1, whole genome shotgun sequence harbors:
- the LOC142377359 gene encoding metalloproteinase inhibitor 4-like yields the protein MAVSQEQSVCLGLWMLLLLGAGMEGVVEGCSCHPAHPQQLFCSAEIVIRAKISGEKIVSPSNSSSPYMKMIQYEIKMIKMFKGFDRAKDIQYVYTPVFSSLCGVKLDSNNKAGYLISGSMWSDGRISIGQCDLVESWDNLSLSQKKNLNYRYQMGCECRINTCYTVPCGPTGENECLWTDWLLDNSLNGEQARQYACIRRSDTSCSWYRGGPPPEKDFLDMTDP from the exons ATGGCCGTGTCCCAGGAGCAGAGTGTGTGTCTGGGGCTCTGGATGCTCCTTTTGCTTGGTGCAGGCATGGAGGGAGTTGTGGAGGGATGTAGCTGCCACCCAGCACACCCACAGCAGCTCTTCTGCAGCGCTGAGATCG TGATAAGGGCAAAGATCTCTGGAGAGAAGATTGTGTCACCTAGCAACAGCTCCTCACCTTACATGAAGATGATCCAATATGAAATCAAAATGATCAAG ATGTTCAAAGGATTTGACAGGGCCAAGGATATCCAGTATGTGTACACTCCAGTCTTCTCCTCACTGTGTGGAGTCAAGCTGGACTCCAACAACAAAGCAGGGTATCTGATCTCAG GAAGTATGTGGAGTGATGGCAGGATTTCTATTGGCCAGTGCGACCTGGTAGAGTCGTGGGACAACTTATCGCTATCACAAAAGAAGAACCTCAACTACAGATACCAGATGGGCTGTGAATGCAGA ATCAACACCTGTTACACGGTCCCGTGTGGCCCTACAGGAGAAAATGAGTGCTTGTGGACAGACTGGCTGCTGGATAACAGTCTAAATGGGGAGCAGGCTCGGCAGTACGCCTGTATTCGCCGCTCGGACACCAGCTGTAGCTGGTACCGGGGAGGGCCTCCACCTGAGAAAGACTTCTTGGACATGACTGACCCATGA